Part of the Gemmatimonadota bacterium genome, ATTTGAACAGCCTTGCCAATCTTCCAGTTGGGATCGTATAGCAAGGGCCAGGCGCTATTATAAGCACGATAAATCAACCCTTTATATTCTTCTGCGTCAACGAGATAATCATCTCGAAGCAAAGCCTGCATATCGCCAACAGCAATATTTTGATGCGTGAGCAAAAAGCTCACAATCCTCTGTGCGCGATGATTGGGTGTTCCCCACCCCAAAAACGGTGGAAAATCGTCCCTTTTAAGACCGCTATCAATCGCAACCACATCTGGCGAGACATTGCAATTCTGCAAAGATCCAGAAGCGGGATTATGCACTTGCGGCAATTGAGAAAATGCGACCGTCCCCCTCCACTCTGTCTCAGGCAACCAGCCCGGCACGGGTGCGCGCCAATCGAAATCCTCTGATCGCACGGGGCAGTTGCCATTAAACACATAAAAAATCTCGCCCATCACATCGCCGTATATCACATTAAAAACCAGCAACTCTAAACGCGAAAGCGCCTGCTGAAACGCGCCCAGTGACACCGCGCGATTCATCGCCAATAACTGCCCCATTGCATCCACGCGATCAGCCACACTCGTACGCGCAGCATAAGCCCAATTGCCAATCGTCTTATAAACGGGACCGTGATCGGTATAGAGAAACTCGCGTTCAACTTCCCGCATCCCCTCCCCGCTATGGATTTTCACGCGCCGCGACACCACGCGCCTTTTCTCATCCCCATAAAAATAGCGTCTGGGATTGATGGGATCCAGACGCTCTTCGTACAAATCAAAAACATCAATATCATTGGCGGTCATTGACCAGGCAATGTGATCATTGTGACCGGCAAAAATAACCGGCAGACCAAAAAATGTTGCCCCCATTACATTCAAACCCGCATTGCTGACCAGATGCGCTTCGCAAAGCTGAAAAGGTGTTGTGTATGGCAATTGCACATCCATCGCCAGCACCGGTGCGTCGCTGTCAGATCGAGATGGTCCCACAACCCACAGATTGGATCCTGGCAATTTGGGAACCGCTGTCGTCAATCCCACCTGAGCCAATTCAGATTCACCGGTCTGCTCGGCAAACAAGAACAAAATCCACCGCGCAAGAGCTACTACATCTACCGCCCGCACATCCTGCACCCACTGCGGCAATACCTGCCGATGAATTTCAATATAGTGGTTGATACCCCCAACAAAAGCTGCGATATATTGCCGCGTCTCCTCAGAAATATCCCCATACCGCTCCCCAGCAACACTGTGAATGCGCCATCGCAAAGCCATTTCATCTAATTTTAAGGCCGAAGCGCCTTCGACCTCGGCCAAACGCCCTCTGGCCTGGCGAAAATTCTTTAACATCTGCAGGAGATGATCTTCTGCCTGTGCATAGCCAAAACCAAACGCGACATCCTCATCTGTGCGCCCATAAATATGAGGTACGCCATAAGCATCGCGCAAAATACGCGCCTTACCCTCTGGGGGTAAAAACAGGGATTCGCCTAATTTTGCGGCCAGTGTATCAACCGGGACTTCAGCCAGCAAAACTGCGAGACTGTCCCGATTAATCGCACCTTCTTGCGCCCCACTTTGAGCGGCAAAAGCAATAAAAAATACGACGAGAATAAACCACCGCATCCCCTACTCCCTGAACAAATGATCTTCAATGGGCAATGACATGGCAATCCCATTGGTCGCAGAAATAAGCCCCGCCTCCATAATTTCCTGTGCATTGCGCGACAAATCCGCACAAGTCACAAAACCGGGCGATGCGCCAGATTGAATACAATGAATAAAATGTTCGGAGGCATTATTTTCCCCTTCGGGCAATGCATCTGGTGCAATTATTTTGCCATCTTTACTGCCGCGGGTGTACAAAACAACATCGTTGCCCGCAATAATCGTTCCCTCTGTTCCGTGTAACATCAAATCGTGCGGTGGCTTGTTCGGCACAGCTTCTGTCCATGTCATCTCCAGCCGGCACATCGCATTTGGATAGCGCAA contains:
- a CDS encoding penicillin acylase family protein encodes the protein MRWFILVVFFIAFAAQSGAQEGAINRDSLAVLLAEVPVDTLAAKLGESLFLPPEGKARILRDAYGVPHIYGRTDEDVAFGFGYAQAEDHLLQMLKNFRQARGRLAEVEGASALKLDEMALRWRIHSVAGERYGDISEETRQYIAAFVGGINHYIEIHRQVLPQWVQDVRAVDVVALARWILFLFAEQTGESELAQVGLTTAVPKLPGSNLWVVGPSRSDSDAPVLAMDVQLPYTTPFQLCEAHLVSNAGLNVMGATFFGLPVIFAGHNDHIAWSMTANDIDVFDLYEERLDPINPRRYFYGDEKRRVVSRRVKIHSGEGMREVEREFLYTDHGPVYKTIGNWAYAARTSVADRVDAMGQLLAMNRAVSLGAFQQALSRLELLVFNVIYGDVMGEIFYVFNGNCPVRSEDFDWRAPVPGWLPETEWRGTVAFSQLPQVHNPASGSLQNCNVSPDVVAIDSGLKRDDFPPFLGWGTPNHRAQRIVSFLLTHQNIAVGDMQALLRDDYLVDAEEYKGLIYRAYNSAWPLLYDPNWKIGKAVQILRSWDNRASLESVGTLLFSIWKMRFDPLLAQAPQKRDMIVREKVALEALQQAVAYMIATYGRLDVPWGQVHYLKRGNRTFPMSGAPSGTEALHQTLTRIEADGTMLIEGGSAFGMVVSLVQPVQSWSALAYGNSEDPESPHYDDQAALQHRNTFKKTVFTTGDLQSVLTGLTTVPYDPEEAERQSLKALWHKQLQTGGVAPDSTNAEPESPQDD